The Minwuia thermotolerans genomic sequence ACCGTCAGTGACGGCGGCCTGAGGGAGGACAGCTTCCGCTCGCTGATCGAACGCGGCCGGCCGGCATTGCGCGAGATACGCGGTGAGCTGGCGCGTGGCGGTCTGCCCCATTTCGGCCTCGCCTCGCGCCGCGACGACCTGCGCGTCATCGAGAGCCTGGCGATGCGTCTCAGGGAAGATTTCCGGCGGGTGGTCATTCTCGGCACCGGCGGCTCCAGTCTCGGCGGCCAGGCGCTGGTCGCCATCGCACCGGCAGCGGAGCGACGCAGGCTGGTCTTCGCCGACAATCTCGATGGCGGCGGCTTCGCCGAACTGCTGGCCGACTGCGAACCCGCGCGGACCCATTTCGTCGTCATCTCCAAGTCCGGCAGCACCACCGAGACCCTGGCGCAGACCTTCGCCGTGCTCGACTGGGCGCGGCGGCAGAAGCGGCCGCTGGATCTGCCCCGCCACTTCACCGTGATCACCGAACCCGGCGACAACCCGCTCAGGCGGCTGGCCGACCGGCTGCGCCTCCCCCTGCTGGACCACGACCCGGAAGTCGGCGGGCGGTTCTCGGTGCTGTCGCTCGTCGGTCTCTTGCCCGGCCTGATCGCCGGTCTGGATGTCATGGCGGTGCGCAAGGGCGCGGCGCTGGTGTTCGAGCGCGCCATCGCAGAAGAGGACCCCGCCCCCCTTGCCGCCGCGGCCCTGGCCGTGGGCCTGGCGCGGGAGCGCGGTCGCACCCAACAGGTCATCTTGCCCTATGCCGGCGCGCTGGAGCGCTTCGCGCAGTGGCACCGACAGCTCTGGGCTGAAAGCCTCGGCAAGAACGGCCGCGGCGTGACGCCGGTGGCTGCGCTGGGGCCCGTGGACCAGCACAGCCAGCTCCAGCTCTGGCTGGAC encodes the following:
- a CDS encoding glucose-6-phosphate isomerase: MAQPFDHYIDACLEATVSDGGLREDSFRSLIERGRPALREIRGELARGGLPHFGLASRRDDLRVIESLAMRLREDFRRVVILGTGGSSLGGQALVAIAPAAERRRLVFADNLDGGGFAELLADCEPARTHFVVISKSGSTTETLAQTFAVLDWARRQKRPLDLPRHFTVITEPGDNPLRRLADRLRLPLLDHDPEVGGRFSVLSLVGLLPGLIAGLDVMAVRKGAALVFERAIAEEDPAPLAAAALAVGLARERGRTQQVILPYAGALERFAQWHRQLWAESLGKNGRGVTPVAALGPVDQHSQLQLWLDGPADKSFTVITVAEPEPGPMIEPDLIQDPDLGYLSGQSLGAIVKIQARATIETLVDRGHPTRMIRLQRLDERTLGGLFMHFMLETVLAAHLLGISAYGQPAVESSKKLTKQYLAAG